A window of the Bacillus sp. A301a_S52 genome harbors these coding sequences:
- a CDS encoding siderophore ABC transporter substrate-binding protein: MKKSLSLLSLTMALSIFTVACGANDENATGNNDEDTNNANTHAEENVENNDANENAEQPAEITVEHELGETIVPTNPENVVVFDFGTLDTLTEIGVDPVAIPQGNIPSFLSQYESDEYENAGTLFEPDFETIYGLDPDLIIISGRTSEAYDELSDIAPTIHLGVDQENYVDSFKENATLLGDIFGKEAEVEEKLASLDEQIAELNEAANNSEGTGLIVMTNEGALSAYGPGSRFGVLHEEFGITPADENIEDANHGQNISFEYVVETDPDYLFVIDRGAIVSGDGEDTAEDTLDNDLIQQTTAYEEGNIIYLDPELWYIAGGGLNSVTLMVNEVFEGIQ, encoded by the coding sequence ATGAAAAAATCATTATCATTATTATCACTAACAATGGCACTATCTATTTTTACGGTGGCTTGCGGAGCAAATGATGAGAACGCCACAGGTAACAATGATGAAGACACTAATAATGCAAACACACATGCAGAGGAAAATGTAGAAAACAATGATGCCAATGAAAATGCTGAACAACCTGCTGAAATAACTGTGGAGCATGAGTTAGGTGAAACAATTGTTCCGACTAATCCTGAAAATGTTGTTGTTTTTGACTTTGGTACACTCGATACATTGACAGAAATTGGCGTTGATCCCGTTGCTATCCCGCAAGGAAATATTCCGAGCTTTTTAAGTCAATATGAAAGTGATGAGTATGAAAACGCCGGTACGTTGTTCGAGCCAGATTTCGAAACTATTTATGGTCTTGATCCAGATTTAATCATTATTTCTGGACGTACATCAGAAGCTTACGATGAGTTAAGCGACATTGCTCCAACTATTCACCTCGGTGTTGACCAAGAAAACTATGTCGACTCCTTCAAAGAAAATGCCACTCTTCTAGGTGACATCTTCGGTAAAGAAGCTGAAGTTGAAGAAAAGCTTGCTAGTCTCGATGAACAAATTGCAGAGCTAAATGAAGCTGCTAACAACAGTGAAGGGACAGGGCTCATTGTTATGACAAATGAAGGGGCATTAAGTGCTTACGGTCCTGGTTCTCGTTTTGGCGTCCTTCACGAAGAATTTGGTATAACACCAGCGGACGAAAATATTGAAGATGCAAATCACGGTCAAAACATTTCATTTGAATATGTCGTAGAAACTGATCCAGACTACTTGTTTGTCATTGACAGAGGGGCGATCGTTTCCGGTGACGGTGAAGACACAGCGGAAGATACGTTAGATAATGATCTGATCCAGCAAACAACGGCTTATGAAGAAGGAAACATCATTTACCTTGACCCAGAGCTTTGGTACATTGCTGGAGGCGGTTTAAATTCAGTCACTCTCATGGTTAACGAAGTTTTTGAAGGTATTCAATAA
- a CDS encoding ABC transporter ATP-binding protein — protein MVEALKLFKRYGNKPVVKDVSVNIQKGKITTFIGPNGAGKSTLLSMISRLIVKDEGEIRIEGEDISGIRDRELAKKISILKQTNHINIRLTVRDLVSFGRFPYSQGNLTSEDWRYVDEAISYLELEDMQDKYLDQLSGGQRQRAYIAMVVAQDTEYVLLDEPLNNLDMKHSVQIMKVLRKMVDELGKTVVLVIHDINFASCYSDYIVALKDGQIVKEGHKCDVIQSDTLKEIYDIDIQIQDINNQQICVYFS, from the coding sequence ATGGTAGAAGCATTGAAATTATTTAAAAGATACGGTAATAAACCGGTAGTTAAAGACGTTTCAGTGAACATCCAAAAAGGGAAGATCACCACCTTTATCGGGCCGAATGGGGCCGGGAAAAGTACGCTCTTGTCCATGATCAGCCGATTGATTGTTAAAGATGAGGGGGAAATCCGTATAGAAGGCGAAGATATTAGCGGTATAAGAGATCGAGAGCTCGCTAAAAAAATCTCAATTTTAAAGCAAACGAATCATATTAATATTCGTTTAACTGTAAGAGATTTAGTCTCTTTTGGCCGTTTCCCTTATTCCCAAGGTAACTTAACTAGTGAAGACTGGCGTTATGTTGATGAAGCCATTAGCTATCTTGAATTGGAAGATATGCAGGATAAGTACCTCGATCAGCTAAGTGGTGGCCAGCGCCAACGTGCTTATATTGCCATGGTCGTCGCTCAAGATACAGAATATGTCCTTTTAGATGAGCCATTAAATAACCTTGACATGAAACATTCTGTGCAAATCATGAAAGTTCTTAGAAAAATGGTGGATGAGTTAGGAAAAACGGTTGTGCTTGTCATTCATGATATTAACTTTGCTTCTTGCTATTCCGACTACATCGTCGCTCTTAAGGATGGCCAAATTGTAAAAGAGGGTCATAAATGTGACGTCATTCAAAGTGACACGTTAAAAGAAATTTATGATATCGATATTCAAATTCAAGATATTAATAACCAACAAATATGCGTTTATTTCTCATAA
- a CDS encoding iron chelate uptake ABC transporter family permease subunit, giving the protein MGYKTKLTILILISVILATIFMVYDSGGHWEYVLPRRGKILLAIVITGAAIAFATVVFQTITNNRILTPSIIGLDSLYMLIQTFVIFTFGSMSIAMTNANLNFVLSAGGMILFSFVFYQLLFREEGHNIYFLLLVGLILGTFFSSLTTFMQVLIDPNEFQTVQNRMFASFNNVNTDLLLISVISFIVISIYCLRFTKFLDVISLGKDHSINLGLPYNKLIKRMLFVVAILISISTALVGPITFLGLLVANVTYEFLKTYKHSQIIPASIFVSIIALVGGQLIVERVFTFETTLSVIINFIGGVYFLYLLLKERKSW; this is encoded by the coding sequence ATGGGCTATAAAACAAAGTTAACTATTTTAATTTTAATTTCCGTTATCCTAGCCACAATCTTTATGGTTTATGACTCAGGCGGTCACTGGGAATACGTGCTGCCGAGACGAGGAAAAATATTACTTGCTATTGTCATAACAGGGGCTGCAATTGCCTTTGCTACAGTTGTGTTCCAGACAATTACTAACAATCGCATTTTAACGCCAAGCATTATCGGCCTAGATTCGCTTTACATGCTTATTCAAACATTCGTGATCTTTACATTCGGGTCAATGAGTATCGCTATGACTAACGCGAACCTCAACTTTGTCCTGTCAGCAGGCGGTATGATCCTATTTTCATTCGTTTTTTATCAATTACTGTTTCGCGAGGAAGGCCATAATATTTATTTTCTCTTACTCGTTGGGTTGATACTCGGTACTTTTTTTTCAAGCTTAACAACCTTTATGCAAGTATTGATAGACCCTAACGAATTCCAGACGGTGCAAAACCGGATGTTTGCCAGTTTCAATAATGTCAACACTGATTTACTCCTTATTTCCGTCATATCATTTATCGTCATAAGTATTTACTGTCTGCGTTTCACAAAGTTTCTCGATGTTATTTCATTAGGTAAAGACCATTCTATTAACCTTGGCCTTCCATATAACAAACTCATCAAGCGGATGCTTTTTGTCGTAGCTATACTCATTTCAATTTCTACTGCACTTGTAGGGCCGATTACCTTTCTCGGGTTACTCGTAGCAAATGTGACTTATGAGTTTCTTAAAACGTATAAACATAGTCAGATCATTCCTGCTAGTATTTTTGTAAGTATTATCGCACTAGTAGGGGGTCAACTGATTGTTGAGAGAGTCTTCACATTTGAAACAACGTTAAGTGTGATCATTAATTTTATCGGCGGTGTGTATTTTCTATACTTACTGTTAAAGGAGAGAAAATCATGGTAG
- a CDS encoding ABC transporter permease, whose translation MKKLIMMIVLLAIASFLSLFIGATSLSPLDLFNMSDQQSNIFWTSRVPRLISILIAGIGMSIAGLIMQQLTRNKFVSPTTAGTMDSARLGILVSIMLFSSAAPLTRMLIAMAFAIAGTFLFMHILNRVKFKDPIFIPLVGLMFGNIIGSITTFFAYRHDLIQNMTAWLQGNFATTMRGNYETLYITIPLVLLAYLYANRFTVAGMGEDFSKNLGLNYKQVVNLGLVIVAVITSSIVLTVGTIPFLGLVVPNIVTIYLGDNIRKNLPFTAVLGAIFVLVCDILGRLIIFPYEIPIGLTVGVIGSGLFLYLLLRRRKYGL comes from the coding sequence ATGAAGAAGCTTATAATGATGATCGTATTACTTGCTATAGCATCTTTTTTATCACTTTTTATTGGGGCAACATCACTCTCTCCTCTAGATTTGTTTAATATGTCTGATCAGCAATCTAACATTTTCTGGACGAGCCGCGTTCCCCGACTGATTAGTATACTTATTGCAGGAATAGGGATGAGCATTGCAGGCTTAATTATGCAACAGCTCACACGGAACAAATTTGTATCACCGACTACAGCAGGAACGATGGATTCAGCCCGCCTCGGCATCCTGGTCTCCATCATGTTATTTTCATCAGCTGCTCCCTTGACGAGAATGCTTATTGCGATGGCCTTTGCAATTGCTGGAACCTTCCTATTTATGCATATCTTAAACCGAGTAAAATTTAAGGACCCTATTTTTATTCCACTCGTAGGGTTAATGTTCGGAAATATAATTGGTTCAATCACGACTTTCTTTGCATACAGGCATGACCTGATCCAGAACATGACTGCCTGGTTGCAAGGGAACTTTGCTACGACGATGCGTGGGAATTATGAAACATTGTACATAACGATTCCCTTGGTCCTGCTGGCATACTTGTATGCAAACCGCTTTACTGTTGCTGGAATGGGCGAGGATTTCTCAAAAAATTTAGGATTAAATTACAAACAAGTGGTGAATCTTGGTCTCGTTATCGTAGCGGTTATTACCTCCTCTATTGTTCTAACGGTAGGTACCATCCCATTTCTTGGTCTTGTAGTGCCTAATATTGTCACGATCTATCTTGGGGATAACATCCGAAAAAATTTGCCTTTTACAGCTGTTTTAGGCGCTATATTTGTTTTAGTGTGTGATATTCTCGGCCGACTTATCATTTTTCCATATGAAATACCGATTGGATTGACAGTTGGCGTTATTGGTAGTGGTCTCTTCCTTTATTTGTTACTAAGGAGGAGAAAATATGGGCTATAA
- a CDS encoding undecaprenyl-diphosphate phosphatase — protein MTFSEIIQYIILGVIQGATEPLPVSSSGHLRIVSYFFGVDVPDLHLEVFLNGASLLAVFIVYKTDLLVMVRETLNHVRKPSEKTVSSFKLSMFIIVGTIPAVVAGGLLRGFIGGEMTHIHYVAVALIITGMALWLIRRMTGYKREGDMTYADAIIVGVAQAFALVPGISRSGATIVAALARKIEAETALKFSFFLSIPVSIGSLVLESSVIVERMVSNDFLLLYLIAFLVSLVVSIFAIKLLINMVTRGKLLYFSLYCFSVAVAVFVFA, from the coding sequence ATGACATTTAGTGAGATTATTCAATATATTATTCTTGGAGTGATTCAGGGGGCTACAGAGCCGTTACCTGTGTCATCTAGTGGTCATTTACGAATCGTATCCTATTTTTTTGGAGTAGATGTACCTGACCTTCATCTTGAGGTGTTTTTAAATGGGGCCTCTCTTTTAGCTGTTTTTATTGTGTATAAGACAGATTTATTAGTTATGGTGAGAGAAACACTCAATCATGTGCGAAAGCCTTCTGAAAAAACTGTATCGTCTTTTAAATTGTCAATGTTCATAATCGTGGGGACGATTCCGGCAGTTGTAGCAGGAGGCTTATTACGAGGGTTTATTGGTGGGGAGATGACCCACATTCATTATGTGGCAGTGGCATTAATTATAACGGGTATGGCTTTATGGCTAATTCGTCGCATGACAGGCTATAAAAGAGAGGGGGATATGACGTATGCTGATGCCATAATAGTAGGTGTTGCTCAAGCTTTTGCTCTTGTGCCTGGTATTAGCAGATCCGGTGCTACAATTGTAGCTGCCCTCGCTAGAAAAATAGAAGCTGAAACGGCTTTGAAATTTTCATTTTTTTTATCAATCCCTGTTAGTATCGGGAGTCTCGTGCTGGAATCCTCCGTTATTGTAGAGAGGATGGTCTCGAATGATTTCCTCCTTCTCTATCTTATTGCTTTTCTTGTTTCATTAGTTGTCTCTATTTTTGCTATTAAGTTGTTAATTAATATGGTGACACGAGGCAAGCTGTTATACTTCTCTCTTTACTGCTTTTCAGTGGCAGTGGCTGTGTTTGTATTTGCATAA
- a CDS encoding spore germination protein, with translation MRVEKNFDIIHHELIYGDRKFGLFFVDAFAKDLIMVNIMRELSTIKEEDLQNNPTKYLVERVIPHIEVETSDDLEDVISQILSGQAALVGEGLEEVILLDIREYPARSPEEPDIERVVRGPRDGFVETLVFNIGLLRRRLRDRSLIMEYMQVGIRSKTDITLAYLDSVADPELLDRVRSKLENIEIDGLPMAEKTVEEYLFKKSLLPFPLVRYTERPDSAAAHVLEGHILVLVDGSPSVMICPTTYWHHLQHAEEYRQEPLIGGFLRWIRFIAVWSSIFLLPLWFLYASVPDIVPDAIHYIGPDDTGEVPLIIQLLLAEVGLEILRMAAIHTPNALATALGLVAAILIGEVAIEVGLFTHEVILYIAVAALASYATPSYEMSIANRVIRLLLLIITSLFGLLGFVLGSVILLIALAMTKTLNTPYLWPFIPFNGKAFADVLFRAPIPTKHRRPSVLHPLDKTK, from the coding sequence ATGCGAGTGGAGAAAAACTTTGATATCATTCATCACGAACTTATTTATGGTGATCGAAAGTTTGGCTTATTCTTTGTAGATGCTTTCGCAAAAGACTTAATCATGGTTAACATCATGAGAGAGTTATCAACAATTAAAGAAGAGGATTTACAAAACAATCCCACTAAGTATTTAGTAGAAAGAGTTATTCCTCATATAGAAGTGGAAACATCGGACGATCTTGAAGATGTCATAAGCCAAATATTATCAGGTCAGGCTGCCCTTGTAGGAGAAGGATTAGAAGAAGTTATTTTACTGGATATTCGTGAATATCCTGCGAGGTCCCCAGAGGAACCAGATATTGAGCGTGTTGTAAGAGGTCCTCGAGATGGCTTTGTTGAAACACTTGTTTTCAATATCGGATTGTTACGGCGTCGCTTGCGTGATCGATCACTTATTATGGAATATATGCAGGTGGGGATCCGTTCCAAAACGGATATTACTCTTGCCTACCTTGATAGTGTGGCAGACCCCGAATTGTTGGATCGAGTGCGAAGTAAACTTGAAAACATCGAGATAGATGGTTTGCCGATGGCGGAAAAAACGGTAGAAGAATATCTTTTTAAGAAAAGTTTACTGCCGTTTCCCCTAGTTCGCTATACAGAGAGGCCGGATAGTGCGGCTGCCCATGTATTAGAAGGACACATCCTTGTTTTAGTAGATGGCTCTCCAAGTGTTATGATTTGTCCAACTACATACTGGCACCACTTACAGCATGCTGAGGAATACAGGCAAGAACCGTTAATAGGAGGGTTTCTTAGATGGATTCGTTTCATAGCTGTCTGGTCATCCATTTTTTTGCTTCCTCTTTGGTTTTTGTATGCGAGTGTGCCTGACATTGTCCCTGACGCCATTCATTATATAGGGCCAGATGATACAGGAGAGGTCCCTTTAATTATTCAGCTCCTGCTTGCAGAGGTCGGATTAGAAATTTTAAGAATGGCGGCTATACATACACCGAATGCCTTAGCAACTGCTCTAGGACTTGTAGCAGCCATTCTCATTGGTGAAGTAGCAATTGAAGTAGGATTATTTACACATGAAGTGATTCTTTACATTGCAGTGGCAGCTCTAGCAAGCTACGCGACGCCAAGTTATGAAATGAGTATTGCAAACAGAGTTATCAGACTGCTGTTGCTCATCATTACATCGTTATTTGGATTACTAGGTTTTGTTTTAGGATCCGTCATACTTCTTATCGCTTTAGCGATGACGAAAACATTAAATACACCCTACTTGTGGCCGTTCATACCATTTAACGGGAAAGCTTTCGCTGACGTCTTGTTTCGCGCACCAATACCAACTAAACATAGACGTCCCTCTGTCCTCCACCCCCTAGATAAAACGAAATAA
- the mgtE gene encoding magnesium transporter: MVKLTAQNRHDYAQSVLRAINAENIQQFRELFFELHPQDQLDIYLATSHSQRQKMYEYLSPEEFAEIFEELQIEDQKKYLLELDDTYAQDMISHMSADNVADFLGEIHETKASAIIEGLEEKDAQDIKELLAYEEETAGAIMTKEFISLRASSTIKEVIEVLRQEGPDAETIYYLYVINEKFELVGVVSLRDLITSEPDSLVETVMSSRVVSVPTSEDQENVATLFKKYDFLAVPVTTETNKLVGIITVDDILDVMEEEATEDIGEFAASRGATDLTLSAFSAAKKRAPWIILLMFFGMITAGVIGQFEETLESVVLLAGFIPLIMDSAGNTGTQSLAVAVRSLALGQLEKKSLSKMVMREFGTGLMLGLMCAVTLMIIIPFLHGSVWLAFIVGVSIFLSLSIATVIGTIVPLAINKMKLDPAIASGPFITTVNDIIGLLIYFSIATSLIAYL, translated from the coding sequence ATGGTTAAATTAACGGCACAAAACCGTCACGACTATGCACAATCCGTATTAAGAGCCATTAACGCAGAGAATATTCAACAATTTAGAGAGCTTTTCTTTGAACTCCATCCACAAGATCAACTTGATATCTATCTAGCAACATCCCATTCTCAACGTCAAAAAATGTATGAGTATTTATCGCCTGAGGAATTCGCAGAAATCTTTGAAGAGCTCCAAATAGAGGACCAAAAAAAGTATTTACTGGAATTAGACGATACGTATGCCCAGGATATGATTTCACATATGTCAGCTGACAATGTTGCTGACTTCCTTGGTGAAATTCATGAAACGAAGGCTTCAGCCATTATCGAAGGCTTAGAAGAAAAAGACGCACAAGATATTAAAGAGCTCCTCGCTTATGAAGAAGAAACGGCTGGCGCAATCATGACAAAGGAGTTTATTAGCTTACGTGCTTCTTCTACTATAAAAGAGGTTATTGAAGTATTACGCCAAGAAGGACCAGATGCGGAAACGATTTATTATTTATATGTTATTAACGAAAAGTTTGAACTTGTTGGTGTTGTCTCACTGCGTGATTTAATCACCTCGGAACCAGACAGCCTGGTTGAGACTGTGATGAGCTCTCGTGTTGTATCCGTTCCAACAAGTGAAGACCAAGAAAATGTTGCTACATTATTTAAAAAGTATGATTTTCTTGCTGTACCTGTCACAACAGAAACGAATAAACTCGTCGGCATTATAACAGTTGATGACATCCTTGATGTTATGGAAGAAGAGGCTACTGAAGACATCGGTGAATTTGCCGCTTCAAGAGGGGCAACAGACTTAACACTTTCCGCCTTTTCAGCAGCTAAAAAGCGGGCCCCTTGGATTATTCTACTTATGTTTTTTGGGATGATCACAGCCGGGGTAATAGGACAATTTGAAGAAACACTTGAGTCGGTCGTTCTTCTCGCAGGATTTATTCCGTTAATTATGGACTCAGCTGGTAACACCGGAACTCAATCATTAGCTGTCGCCGTTCGCTCTCTCGCTCTTGGGCAACTTGAAAAGAAGAGCCTCAGTAAAATGGTCATGAGAGAATTTGGCACCGGCCTAATGCTTGGCTTAATGTGTGCTGTTACATTAATGATCATTATTCCATTTTTACACGGTAGCGTGTGGCTCGCTTTTATTGTAGGCGTATCTATTTTTCTCTCTCTTAGTATCGCTACTGTCATTGGAACAATCGTCCCATTAGCGATTAATAAAATGAAGCTGGATCCTGCAATCGCTTCGGGGCCATTTATTACGACCGTAAACGATATTATAGGATTACTCATCTACTTTTCGATCGCGACATCTTTAATTGCTTATCTATAG
- the murB gene encoding UDP-N-acetylmuramate dehydrogenase encodes MTNMTIYNELTAICGENNVFIDEPMSNHTLTKIGGKADIFVTPQTYDQVAEVVRIKASYNLPFMLLGNGSNMIVKDGGIRGLVMYMSHLTDVRVEGTQLIAQGGAGIIHAAQIALEHNLTGLEFACGIPGSIGGAMVMNAGAYGGEVKDVIDHVKVATPTGELLTLNKNDLALDYRTSIIGKKHYIVLEAVFKLKKGDAAEIKEKMADLTYRRESKQPLEYPSVGSVFKRPPGYYAGKLIQDSGLQGKGVGGAEVSTKHAGFIVNKNNATASDYIATIEMVRETVKQTFGVELELEAKIVGEDLSETAD; translated from the coding sequence ATGACTAATATGACGATATATAACGAATTAACAGCTATATGTGGGGAAAATAACGTCTTTATAGATGAACCAATGTCAAACCATACATTAACAAAGATTGGTGGAAAAGCAGATATATTTGTGACACCACAAACGTATGACCAAGTAGCAGAAGTTGTCCGGATTAAAGCTAGCTATAATTTGCCGTTTATGCTCCTAGGGAACGGGTCTAATATGATCGTGAAAGATGGTGGCATACGGGGATTAGTGATGTATATGTCCCATTTAACAGATGTGCGTGTAGAGGGAACTCAGCTGATTGCTCAAGGGGGAGCTGGTATTATTCATGCTGCCCAAATAGCTCTCGAACACAATTTGACAGGCCTTGAATTTGCTTGTGGTATCCCTGGATCAATAGGCGGGGCGATGGTCATGAATGCAGGCGCATATGGAGGAGAAGTTAAGGATGTAATTGATCATGTGAAGGTCGCTACACCTACAGGTGAATTACTCACACTTAACAAGAATGACTTAGCCTTGGACTATCGCACAAGCATCATTGGAAAAAAGCATTATATTGTATTAGAGGCTGTATTTAAATTGAAGAAAGGGGACGCCGCAGAGATTAAAGAAAAAATGGCTGACCTTACTTATCGCAGAGAATCTAAGCAGCCACTGGAGTACCCATCTGTAGGGAGCGTTTTTAAACGTCCCCCGGGTTATTATGCGGGAAAGCTCATTCAAGATAGTGGGTTACAGGGAAAAGGTGTCGGCGGCGCGGAAGTATCGACTAAGCATGCTGGTTTTATTGTGAATAAAAATAATGCAACAGCATCAGATTACATTGCGACAATTGAAATGGTCCGTGAGACGGTAAAACAAACATTTGGTGTAGAGTTAGAATTGGAGGCAAAAATAGTAGGAGAGGATTTATCCGAGACAGCGGATTAA
- a CDS encoding IS3 family transposase (programmed frameshift) yields the protein MSEERTTMSKKRRTFTTEFKKQVVALYEGGKSRQDIVREYELTPSALDRWITQFQQSGSFKEKDNRTPEEQELIELRKRNKQLEMEVDIFKASRADHGTKIEVIKKNRQHYSVSAMCEVLQIGRSTFYYETEIGAQKEQEKDKEEQELKEKILKIFNENRKVYGTRKIKRELLKAGHKVSRRRIARLMKELGIQSKYAQPSYKPMSSQPNEDAVRNVLDQEFQVNEEMSVLVSDLTYVKVGHYWNYVCFLIDLYNREIVGYSVGKRKDAALVQRAFATVNRPLENVKLFHTDRGSEFKNVAIDELLSENEIERSLSHKGNPYDNAVAEAVFKILKTELINGEHFHSLNHLELDLFDYINWYNNIRSHSTLEYQSPVSYRNLSLKKIV from the exons ATGAGTGAGGAGCGAACTACTATGTCCAAAAAAAGAAGAACGTTTACCACAGAATTTAAAAAGCAAGTGGTGGCTTTATATGAAGGAGGAAAAAGTCGTCAAGATATTGTCCGGGAATATGAATTAACTCCGTCTGCTTTAGACAGATGGATTACTCAGTTTCAACAGTCTGGTTCCTTCAAAGAGAAAGACAATCGAACGCCAGAGGAACAAGAATTGATTGAGTTAAGAAAAAGAAATAAACAGCTAGAAATGGAAGTCGATATTT TTAAAGCAAGCCGCGCTGATCATGGGACAAAAATAGAAGTCATTAAGAAAAATCGACAACACTATTCGGTATCAGCAATGTGCGAAGTCCTACAAATAGGTCGAAGTACTTTTTATTATGAGACAGAAATAGGTGCTCAAAAGGAACAAGAAAAGGATAAAGAAGAACAAGAATTAAAAGAAAAAATACTAAAAATCTTTAACGAAAACCGTAAAGTATATGGAACTCGCAAAATAAAACGAGAGCTTTTAAAAGCAGGTCACAAGGTTTCCAGACGTCGCATAGCTAGATTGATGAAAGAGCTCGGAATCCAATCGAAGTATGCCCAACCTTCCTACAAACCAATGAGCTCTCAACCAAATGAAGACGCCGTTCGAAACGTATTAGATCAGGAATTCCAAGTAAATGAGGAGATGTCCGTACTGGTTAGTGATTTAACGTACGTCAAAGTAGGACATTATTGGAACTACGTCTGTTTTTTAATTGATTTATATAATCGGGAAATAGTTGGTTATAGCGTTGGAAAACGCAAAGACGCAGCTTTAGTTCAACGCGCCTTCGCAACGGTTAATCGCCCATTAGAGAATGTGAAATTATTTCATACAGATCGCGGATCTGAGTTTAAAAACGTCGCTATTGATGAATTATTAAGTGAAAATGAGATTGAACGTTCATTGAGCCACAAAGGAAACCCTTATGATAATGCGGTGGCGGAAGCAGTATTTAAGATTCTGAAAACAGAACTCATCAATGGAGAGCATTTCCACTCCCTTAATCACCTGGAACTTGACCTTTTTGATTATATCAATTGGTACAATAATATCCGTTCGCACAGTACGCTTGAATATCAAAGTCCAGTAAGCTATCGAAACTTATCCCTTAAAAAAATTGTTTGA
- a CDS encoding winged helix-turn-helix transcriptional regulator gives MKVANSKSLTDYAQLFKLLNDENRLKILLYLNEKELCVCNIIDLLDMSQPAVSQHLKRLRDASLIKMRSHGQWKFYSLNEKGPHSEFVKKILAELPSAREEVEALNSNGKLVICTTAK, from the coding sequence ATGAAAGTGGCGAACTCAAAATCTCTTACTGACTACGCTCAGTTATTTAAGCTATTGAATGACGAGAATCGCTTGAAAATCCTTTTGTATTTAAATGAAAAAGAATTATGTGTTTGTAACATCATCGATTTGTTAGACATGAGTCAGCCGGCAGTAAGCCAGCATTTAAAACGTCTAAGGGACGCCTCATTAATAAAAATGCGAAGTCACGGTCAATGGAAGTTTTACAGCTTAAATGAAAAAGGGCCACATAGTGAATTTGTTAAAAAGATTCTTGCTGAACTCCCTTCTGCCCGTGAGGAAGTGGAGGCTTTAAATTCGAATGGGAAGCTAGTTATCTGTACGACTGCAAAATAG
- a CDS encoding GNAT family N-acetyltransferase, translating into MVLSSARLKLFACSPDLISFMEKSNYHSFPHIQAHLEALARDKEAYGWGPWLIISKETSHIIGDIGFKGKPDDQKTVEVGYGIIPSQQGRGFATEALNMLINWAFRTKKVSEITAQCRHDNQASINVLKRVSMIKLKEEHQMIYWALYRNTH; encoded by the coding sequence ATGGTATTATCTAGCGCAAGACTTAAACTATTTGCTTGTTCACCTGATCTTATTTCATTCATGGAAAAAAGCAATTATCATTCCTTCCCTCACATTCAAGCCCATTTAGAAGCTCTTGCACGAGACAAAGAAGCCTACGGTTGGGGCCCTTGGCTCATCATTTCTAAAGAAACCTCCCACATTATAGGAGATATAGGCTTTAAAGGTAAGCCAGATGATCAAAAAACAGTTGAAGTAGGTTATGGCATTATCCCTTCTCAGCAAGGCAGAGGATTTGCTACAGAAGCCTTAAACATGTTAATTAATTGGGCATTTCGAACTAAAAAAGTAAGTGAAATTACCGCACAGTGTCGTCATGATAATCAAGCTTCCATTAACGTGTTAAAAAGGGTTAGTATGATAAAATTAAAAGAAGAACACCAGATGATCTATTGGGCTTTATACCGTAATACACACTAA